From the genome of Deltaproteobacteria bacterium:
AACTCCTCCAAATGCCCCAGGAAAGGGAGCTTTTCATCATCCGTCATGCCGGTTTTTCTCCACGAGGGTGTCCGGCGTGCCCTCAACCGGATCCTCTTTCTGAGCAGATTCTTTTTTATCCTCGTTTCCCTTCAGGCTGTCGTAATCTTCCAGCATCTGATCGAAATCTTCATACTTTGGTTTTTCATCATCAGAGGGGGGGTGACCTTCCGGTTCTGCAGGTTTATCCAGACCGCTGACAGTATCGATAAGATCTTCTTTAGCCCCTTTCAACTCTTCTTCCAGGTCCAGACTTCCCTTGATTTCCTGGGTCGCCTTCTTGAACTCGGACATCCCTTTTCCAAGGGCCTTTGCCAGATCGGGCAGTTTCTTGGGACCGATGACGATCAACGCAATCACCAGAATTATGATGAGTTCGGGCATCCCCATGCCAAACATATTTCCCTCCTTTCAGGGCCATACCGTA
Proteins encoded in this window:
- the tatA gene encoding twin-arginine translocase TatA/TatE family subunit; this encodes MFGMGMPELIIILVIALIVIGPKKLPDLAKALGKGMSEFKKATQEIKGSLDLEEELKGAKEDLIDTVSGLDKPAEPEGHPPSDDEKPKYEDFDQMLEDYDSLKGNEDKKESAQKEDPVEGTPDTLVEKNRHDG